TATTTCGTCGCAAGAATATAACTCATTTTTAGATAAAATTGGGGCAAGCGCCAGTAACAACTAGAACTATGAAAAAAGCACTTTCTTACATGTTAGCAGGTATGGTATTTATATTTACCGTAATTGCAATTCTTTCTATTTGGGAGGTAATTACCATAGAAGATGTTCTTTGGAAATCTCTTAAAACCCTGTTAGTCTTATTTGTAGCTTCGGCAATTGTGACCTTTATTCTACAGGTAACTACAGACGATAAAGAAAAAAATTCAGGACAAAGCATTTAAGGGTTTTCTCAGTTAAGAAAACTGTTATATTTGCACCGTCTGCGGGAGTAGCTCAGTTGGTAGAGCATTAGCCTTCCAAGCTAAATGTCGCGAGTTCGAACCTCGTCTCCCGCTCAAGAAAATCCACCCAAATCGGGTGGATTTTTTTTGCCCATTAACTTTCAAAACAAGTCTTTCCACTTTTTCCTTTTTTATCCCTTATTCCGTTTTCAAATTGAAAATTTCTTTCAAATCGAAAATAAATAAAGGCCCCTATTTCATTTTTAACCCCTGTATTTCAGTTAGTTACGATTTTACGGCATAGCATTTGGTCTCCACATGGCAAAAATCCAATACCATGAAACTTACAAATAAAATAGTTGCCCTAGGAGGTTTAGGCCTTTGTTTAATTATGGTGTCTTGCCAGGAACAAACGCCCAAAGAAAAAGTAAAAGAACAATACCAGGAAACAGTAGAAAACACTTCTGATTTCTTAGAAGACAGAAAGGATGACTTAGAAGATCAGGTGGAGCTTTTAAAAGACAAACTGGATCAGGATAAGTCGCTAGCCGAAGAAAAATGGGACAAGGTAAAACGCGAATTGGAAGTTATCTACGAGGATATCGAAGATGCCACTGAAGAGCAAATTGAAGCTCTTGAACAAAGAGTAGAAGAACTAGAAGATCAAATAAACCAAAAATCATAAGTCATGAAAACCCTCAATAAAAACTTAATATATCTATTGGCATTTACCCTTTTTGCGGTGAGTTGCTCCAAATACGAAGACGGTCCGGTTGTTAGTCTAATCCCCAAGAAAGACAGGATAACCAACTACTGGAAAGTAGAAAAAGCCTATGAAGACGGGAATGATGTAACAAGCTCTTACGAGCAATACGAGCTGGAGCTTCGCAACGATAACAGCGCAACTTTACAAGCTAGATATAGCGGTAACGCCGGAACCATAATCTTTGAAACCGATGGAACATGGGAATTTCAGAATGGGAAATCGGACCTGAAATTAGATTATGAAAACGACGAAGCAGATGAAACCTACATTATTCTACGATTGACGCAAGAAGAGCTTTGGCTTTTAAGCAAAGGTGATGATGTAGAGCTTAGACTTGAACCCAAGTAATAACTAAAATCCAAACAATATGAACTCGCTATTATATGTATTGTCTGTCATATTGGTCATAGGATGGTTAGTCGGATTTTTCGCCCTTAGTCTCGGAGGATTAATTCACATACTACTCGTTATGGCCTTGGTAGCCATATTATTAAGACTTATCCGAGGAAGATCGGTATAAAATAAAAGGGCCGCTATTAACTAAGCGGCCCTTTTTTTATTTAATGGCTTTTATTCTGTGGAGTTCTCCAGAACTCGTTTTTAGGAGGATTAAATAATTACCCGGTTTAAGCTTTTCGGTATCGATTGAATTTCCAGTTATTAAATCCAGAGATATTTTTCTTCCAAGCATATCCATGGCCCAGACTTCATCAACCTTTACATTACCTGGCAAGTTAAATTGGGTTTCATCTCCCATTGGAACGGGATACAAGGCAATGCTTGATTTTTGATACTCTTCCCCTAAAGAACTGGTCTTGCATGGGTAGAAATCTCCATTGTTATAGTCACATGGTCTCTCGTTTTCCTCAAGACCTGGTACGGTACTTCCACCTAGAAAATCTTGATAAATATGCTTAACAGTAAAAGACATTATGGTATCTAGATAGGCCTTAGCCGTATCGTTTTCCTTATATCCTAAATGTGGGGAGTGCCCAGCTCCATACCATGTGTACAATCTAGAAGTATACCCCATTGTATCAGCATGCCAATCCATATCGTAACTTCCTTGAACACCAATTAGAGGAACCGGTGGATCTTTTGGCAACTCGGTTTGCACATCAGCCACGTTTATAACTCTCGTTCCGTATGGTACGGTAGAATCGGCAGTACCATGCAATGAAATTAACGGTACGGAAGAAGAATAAGCATCATCCATCCACTTTACCGTTTTGGTAGCACCATTTATGTTAATGATTCCCTGAATTTTTGAAGATTCCTCAATCGTATTGGTCAGCCCCTCTAATCCATCTAAACCAAAGCCTCGCTTTTCGTTGATGCTCAGTCTTTCATTGGTATCAAGATAATCTGGCACCTCCTCGGGTAAATTGAAGTAAGCTAGATTTAAGGCTACAAATGATCCAGCTGAGGTTCCCCCCATATATACTCTTTCCTTGTCTATACCGTAATCATTGGCTTTAGAACGTAAAAACCTAACTGCTGCACGACCGTCTTGAATGGCTCTGTAAACCGCTCGCACCGCGTTAATGGAATCAATAGGCATCTCGAATCCTAAGCGATAATTTATTGCAGCAGTAACAAATCCTCTAGCGGCAAACTCATTACAGAAATAAGTAATATCCTCATCAAGCTTGGATCCTTTAAGGAAATATCCACCGTGAACCCAAATTATTAATGGTCTTTTTGTTTCTTGATCTCCCTCAGGATAATAGATATCCATGTGTAAAGAATCTAGATTAGTTCCATGCTGATTATCCAAATTATCATAATCGTAGTTAGCCCCGTAGAATATATTGGAGTCTACAGCGACCTTGGTAAACAGCTTATCGAAATAGCGTAGGGATTGGGCCTGAATACTAACCGAAATCAGGAAAAACAAAAGGTAAAGGGTGGTAATTTTACGCATGAGAATTATTTTAAATTGTCGTAAAGATAATTTAACAAAAGCATATTGCATTACTAATCTACACTTCAATCAAATGAAAAAACTATTTACCCTATTCCTTTTATCCATTTCCTTGGTAGGATTTGGTCAAAATTGTGATACCAAGTATCAAAACATCATTTTCGACTCAGTGGATGTCAGCACCGTTCAGTATGGAGCTGCCATGAATGCCGATGGTGTTATGCAAGATCTCTTTATGGACATATACCAACCAAAAGGAGATACAGCAAGTAATAGACCCCTTGTTCTCTTAGCGTTTGGAGGCTCCTTTATTACGGGAACTCGAACGAGTGACGAACTTGTATATTTTGCCAACAAGCTTGCTCTACGAGGTTATGTGGTTGCTAGCATCGACTATCGCTTAGGTAAAATCACTGACCTTGGTCAAGAGCAAGGATTGGTTAAAACGGTATTTAGAGCTGTTCAAGATGGGAAAGCAGCGGTGCGTTTTTTCAGAAAAGACGCTGATACCGATAATAATTACCGCATTAATCCCGCTACGATTTTTACTGGAGGAACATCAGCTGGAGCAATCTTACAATTGCACCTAGCTTTTGTAGACGACGTAAATAAACTTCCAATGCAATGGCAAACGTGGCTTGGAGAAGTAGGTGGACTGGAAGGTAACAGTGGAAATCCTGGTTACTGTTCCAAATCTAACGGAGTATTTAGCTTTTCTGGTGGATTTGCAGACACCAGTTGGATAGAGCCTAACGATGTACCTGTGTACTCCGTACACTCAACCCAAGATGGTATTGTTCGTTACGACTACGGAAGACCCATTGGTGGCAACGCTCCTATTGAATTATACGGAAGCGGACTAATCACTCCTCGTTTATTAAATATTGGAGTTCATGCCGTTCTAGACACATACCAAGATGACACCCATCCTTCTTTCTTGGTAGAGGGAGATGCAGCGGAAACCGCACGAAGATTAGATTCTACAGAAAAGCACTTGGTAAAATTCTTACATGACATCCTACCCTGTAACACTAACAATGTGTTAGCTACAGATCAGGAGCAATGCCAATCTTTTACCAGTGTTGAAGAGTTGGCAGTAAATAACGAATTCTATCTGTACCCAAATCCAGCAGACAACGAAATCTTTATTTCAAACCGCCTTAAGGGAGAAGCTCAGATTTTCGATCAAACAGGGAAACTTGTTAAGTCTGAAATAATAAGCACTAACAAGATTTATGTGGGCGATTTAGAAACAGGAATTTATTTTGTTGGACTGCCCAACGGCGACCGACACCGAGTGATTATCAAGTAATAAAAAAGGCGGCCATGGGCCGCCTTTTTTGTTTAAAGTATTTTGTCAATTTCCTTTTTCCAATCTTCGGTCTTTTCCTCAACCATCTCGGTCATATCAATTTCCCTTTTGTGGCTATTCTCAAATTCTTCTTCAAGGAATTTCAACTTCGCCTTGTTTAGCTTGGGCTGTACCTTTGTTAAAACAGCTAACTTTCTCCAATCCTTTTGCACTTCCTTTAGGTAATTTTCATTCCAATCTATGAATGAGTAACCGTCTTGATTCAGAGCCTCTAATCTTCGCCAGTAGGCATAAACAAAATTGTTTACCACCTCTTCAACCACCTCTATATCTTTTATTTCTCCGTTGATTTGTTTCAATCGCAACTCCTCTAGTAACACTTTGGACTTACCTGTAATTTGTTTGCAGATTTTGAAGAATTCTATAGGGAGCATCTCCTGCTTTAACTCTTCACTGTACAACCTATCTAAAGCATCAAAATTTTTCTGTAACCTTCTATCCAGGGTGTCAATAAACCTATTGTATTCAACAAATTTCTGGGTTAAGGCTTCTTTCCGCTTTTCCAGAAGGAATACATTGAATTGATTTCTAAACTGAATTTCTAAAAGAGCTGGAGCATCAATGTTTTCTAGCCATTCTGCTTCTAATATTTCAAACTCCTCTCCCAGGGTTGCTAAAGCCTCAGCATTCGGGGAAAGTGTTCTAAAAGATTTATCGACTACTGTATCCACATTCTGAACCACGTACGGATACTTCTTCTTAAACTTGATTTTCTCGTATGCGATTTTACTCTGCTCTTTTTCTAGGCGCTCTTGTTCTTTTT
The genomic region above belongs to Luteibaculum oceani and contains:
- a CDS encoding lipocalin family protein; the protein is MKTLNKNLIYLLAFTLFAVSCSKYEDGPVVSLIPKKDRITNYWKVEKAYEDGNDVTSSYEQYELELRNDNSATLQARYSGNAGTIIFETDGTWEFQNGKSDLKLDYENDEADETYIILRLTQEELWLLSKGDDVELRLEPK
- a CDS encoding carboxylesterase family protein, with protein sequence MRKITTLYLLFFLISVSIQAQSLRYFDKLFTKVAVDSNIFYGANYDYDNLDNQHGTNLDSLHMDIYYPEGDQETKRPLIIWVHGGYFLKGSKLDEDITYFCNEFAARGFVTAAINYRLGFEMPIDSINAVRAVYRAIQDGRAAVRFLRSKANDYGIDKERVYMGGTSAGSFVALNLAYFNLPEEVPDYLDTNERLSINEKRGFGLDGLEGLTNTIEESSKIQGIININGATKTVKWMDDAYSSSVPLISLHGTADSTVPYGTRVINVADVQTELPKDPPVPLIGVQGSYDMDWHADTMGYTSRLYTWYGAGHSPHLGYKENDTAKAYLDTIMSFTVKHIYQDFLGGSTVPGLEENERPCDYNNGDFYPCKTSSLGEEYQKSSIALYPVPMGDETQFNLPGNVKVDEVWAMDMLGRKISLDLITGNSIDTEKLKPGNYLILLKTSSGELHRIKAIK
- a CDS encoding alpha/beta hydrolase — translated: MKKLFTLFLLSISLVGFGQNCDTKYQNIIFDSVDVSTVQYGAAMNADGVMQDLFMDIYQPKGDTASNRPLVLLAFGGSFITGTRTSDELVYFANKLALRGYVVASIDYRLGKITDLGQEQGLVKTVFRAVQDGKAAVRFFRKDADTDNNYRINPATIFTGGTSAGAILQLHLAFVDDVNKLPMQWQTWLGEVGGLEGNSGNPGYCSKSNGVFSFSGGFADTSWIEPNDVPVYSVHSTQDGIVRYDYGRPIGGNAPIELYGSGLITPRLLNIGVHAVLDTYQDDTHPSFLVEGDAAETARRLDSTEKHLVKFLHDILPCNTNNVLATDQEQCQSFTSVEELAVNNEFYLYPNPADNEIFISNRLKGEAQIFDQTGKLVKSEIISTNKIYVGDLETGIYFVGLPNGDRHRVIIK
- a CDS encoding lmo0937 family membrane protein, whose product is MNSLLYVLSVILVIGWLVGFFALSLGGLIHILLVMALVAILLRLIRGRSV